A genomic stretch from Mya arenaria isolate MELC-2E11 chromosome 10, ASM2691426v1 includes:
- the LOC128206113 gene encoding chorion transcription factor Cf2-like isoform X7, which produces MAAPDMDVIKEVPGYRVILKAVLKAQIRQLVEQLATQTEEESIILTASVTDGTLSHLGSDSAVGFLEDHEDVKSQFLGYCLKSHHKRKQEQEQKEREEVIRKAEAEALQQQQAFQQSMGYMSPRATMPRMVQRSPRQQFRPPGGGVRHQPYPVTRPIRASATAIRSSAKVDGQVIKSEPDNDASNQSAGDNLGSSQPASPSQTSAQAGADDSESSSSTIPNEPGQEGLSLGADLSGLVSGDGMEQSGDGEQDVSVKLERLTESEMDELEITGVEPGRPMPSAQDWNATMSGMGFDPSASGATGSPGDLAAQQGYISKRKQEKPGRRKSQYCAENARLSQTDSGKIPGVSRPFPCLLCEKTFRRKIDLKNHMRTHTGERPYDCPYCEKCFTLKHHQKSHLYHMHPEQIFSSPFKD; this is translated from the exons ATGGCCGCCCCTGATATGGATGTCATTAAGGAGGTCCCTGGTTACAGGGTCATTCTGAAGGCTGTCCTTAAAGCCCAGATACGACAGTTG GTTGAGCAGCTGGCTACCCAAACTGAAGAGGAGTCTATCATCCTGACGGCAAGCGTGACAGATGGCACATTGAGTCACCTTGGCTCTGATTCTGCTGTTGGTTTCCTAGAGGACCATGAAGATGTGAAGTCCCAGTTCCTCGGctattgtttaaaaa GTCATCACAAACGAAAGCAAGAACAAGAACAGAAAGAGCGAGAAGAAGTGATCAGAAAAGCCGAGGCAGAGGCTCTACAACAGCAACAGGCATTCCAACAATCCATGGGTTACATGTCCCCACGGGCAACCATGCCTCGAATGGTTCAACGCTCTCCCAGACAGCAATTCCGACCACCAGGGGGTGGGGTGAGGCATCAGCCATACCCTGTCACAAGACCTATCCGTGCCTCAGCAACAGCAATCAGATCTTCAGCAAAAGTGGACGGACAAGTGATAAAATCAGAACCTGACAATGACGCTTCTAATCAAAGTGCTGGTGACAACCTTGGATCTAGTCAGCCCGCTTCCCCATCTCAGACCTCCGCTCAAGCTGGTGCTGATGATTCTGAATCATCGTCGTCGACAATTCCCAATGAGCCCGGGCAAGAGGGACTTAGTCTCGGGGCTGATTTGTCCGGGCTAGTGTCAGGTGATGGAATGGAGCAGTCAGGGGATGGTGAACAAGATGTTAGTGTTAAACTAGAACGATTGACTGAGTCTGAGATGGATGAACTCGAGATTACAGGTGTTGAGCCCGGGCGACCTATGCCCTCGGCTCAGGACTGGAACGCTACCATGTCCGGCATGGGATTTGACCCCTCAGCTTCTGGTGCTACCGGTTCCCCAGGAGACTTGGCCGCTCAGCAGGGATACA tttcaaaaaggaAGCAAGAAAAACCAGGACGCAGGAAGTCGCAGTATTGCGCAGAAAATGCACGCCTGTCTCAGACAGACTCCGGCAAGATACCAGGGGTCAGTCGACCATTTCCGTGCCTTTTGTGTGAAAAGACATTCAGGAGAAAGATTGACCTCAAAAACCATATGAGAACACACACCGGTGAAAGGCCATATGATTGCCCTTACTGTGAGAAGTGTTTCACGTTGAAACACCACCAGAAATCACACTTGTATCACATGCACCCCGAGCAAATCTTCTCGAGCCCATTCAAAGATTGA